GGTTGTGAGGGTGTAGCCATTACTGTCTCTGAGGTGTTTAGATACCATGAGCCAGAGTCTCTGTGTCAATGAAGTAGGAAAGAGAGGGCCAGCTGGGAGCCCAGTTATGGCTCCCTAATGTACTGGGTGGTCCCCTGGAGCTGCGCTAACCTGTGTAAGTGGAACTTGAACATGGGTCCCAAGTTGTTGTCCACAACTGAGCATAGCCATAGCATAACACATATctggcaccccctccctccatggtTCTAGCATGCCCCTCTGTTTCCCAGCACACCTCCTATGGTGGGTAGCGTAGGCGCACCCCATGCTGGTTTTTACACCCACTGAGGCCTCTCACATGCTGGGAATCTGCGGATGGAGCAATGCAAGTGGTTTCTGCTTACAGTGCAAAGACTCTGCTCAATAGCTaagtggagggatggggggggggggggaagacacagATGTCCCTAGCCAGAGACAGTGAGGTGTCAGGGAAGGCCAAGGCAGGAAGGAGCTGGGGGCTTGTTTGCATAGTCAAGTCCAGAAGATTACGTAGCTTCCCCTCTGCACCCCACATGCTTTAAGTGTGTGTTCGAGTAGGCGGATGCACACCAAGACTATAGAAAATGCATGCAGAATCGCTGAGTCTTAGCCCTCACGTGCAGATTGAATACCTGTCTCTCAGGTAGAGGGAGCTCTATCCAAGGAaactctgggggcagggggcgtggACACATGAGCAATAACCATTAATTTTATGTGGTGCGGTGTCTGGGGGAACGTGAGAGCCTTTACTATTATCCTGGGCAGGAATCCAGGCTGGGCTGATGGCCTGAGACAATGAGCCAAGGGAAGTGTGTTGGTGGCTCAGACCAGGGATTGGGGTGACGGAAAGCACAGCCAATTCAGCAGTTActattcattgtttcatttttcctcCACTGGTTGGGACTAGACTGTAAGAGTTAAGCCCAGGACCCAACCCTTTGCTGACAGTCTGGGCTGGAGAGCCAGTTGGGGACAagaggcagctgctgctgagggagCATGTGAGGCTGGGGCAATGAATGGGGCTTTATCACAGCATGGGACTTGCCTCTGTCCATGCTGCCAGTGCCCAGCTGCAGGCACAGTCCTGCTGAGGAATGCACAGGGACACTTGAGCAGTCTCTGGGCTCAGCAGCCCTGCAGCCATTGAGTCTGGAGAGACAGAAGACCCACAGGCGGCAGTATCACCCCTGAGACAGGCTTCACTGAACAGGGATGCCCAGATGCACCAGTGAGTGGagcctcagcatggggggggtgggggggggaggtcccCTGGCCTGTGCCACAGGGTGTGGGTTTCAGCGAGGAAGGTCTCTGACCCTGCCCTGGGGACTGTAGGGAGGAGGGGGTATTTGGGAGCAGGGGCTTTGTTCAATTACACTTTGTTCTTTTCTGGCCTTTTTCAGATGAAATAACTAGGacaaggagggggctggaggacTCAGTACCAGCCACTCCCCATGACACTCTGGAGGTGCGTCAGCTCACCGCACTGGACACTGCAGATCAAGCTCTGTTATCCTGCCCCTCAGCCATAGTCCTTCCTGGCGCATCCCCTGGCGTGCAGCCCGTAACTCTCTAGGGGATGCAGTGATGGGCACCCCTGCTGTACTGGAGCTCTGACATTCAGTGGCCACAGGGCATCAGAGGGCAAGAACACGAGCTGCCTGCCTCCCAAGGAAATGTCACAACCATCACAGCTGCTGTGGCTTTGACCGCCCCGGCCAGGGACCTGGCGCCGTCTGTGTGATCATCGCAGCACCCAGCCTAGAGGCCCCTCAGGTACCCACCATGCCCGAGCTGGAGCAGCTCCGTGTGCCCAGGCCCCCTGCAGATGTTGGCCGTATTCAGGGGAACATCCTTGAGGAGCATGTCGAGCTGTGGTGGTTCAAGGACCCTAAGAAATCCATCTTGTGCTATGGTGTGGCCGTGGTGCTAATTCTGGCCTGCGGGACAGGGGGCATCGTCCTCCTCTATAGCACCAGCAGCCGGTCTGGGGAGTGGCGGCTGGCTGTGGGCACCACGCTCTGCCTCCTGGCCTTGCTGGTGCTGCTGAAGCAGCTGCTGAGCTCTGCTGTCCAGGACATGAACTGCATCCGGAGCCGGAACCAGATTGAACTGCTGAAGAGTGGTGGCTTTTCAGACTGTGTGGTGCTGCTGCTCAGTGCCCTGGTGCTGCTGGTCTGTGGCGTGGTCCTCACTGTCCTCTCCACCACAACCATGCAGCTCAGCGCCTCACGGCCTCTGGCCAGCATGTTCACCAGTGGCGTCATCCTCATGACTGCTGGGGCTGCCATTCTACTCTGCCTGCTGCTTTACATgctcagcatctcctgctgcccAGTTGCTCCCAGGAGCTTGGACACAGGTGACATTAGCATCTTCACCATCTCCAGCCGGCTCTCTGTGAACCGCCGGCTCGCCACCACCTCCAGCATGGCCAACCTGATCTAAGGCCTGGGCAGGGCCAACATGCCCTTCAGTATGGCAAATGTGTACTGACCCTGGGGCAGGGTAAGGCCATGCCCGCCACCCCTTCAGCATGGTCAAGCTAATCTTAacctggggaagagctgaaaTTTGAGTGTTGCCTTGACCCAACTGCAGATATCACTGAAACGGACTGGCATTTGCA
This Chrysemys picta bellii isolate R12L10 chromosome 8, ASM1138683v2, whole genome shotgun sequence DNA region includes the following protein-coding sequences:
- the TMEM125 gene encoding transmembrane protein 125; the protein is MPELEQLRVPRPPADVGRIQGNILEEHVELWWFKDPKKSILCYGVAVVLILACGTGGIVLLYSTSSRSGEWRLAVGTTLCLLALLVLLKQLLSSAVQDMNCIRSRNQIELLKSGGFSDCVVLLLSALVLLVCGVVLTVLSTTTMQLSASRPLASMFTSGVILMTAGAAILLCLLLYMLSISCCPVAPRSLDTGDISIFTISSRLSVNRRLATTSSMANLI